ATTGTTATGATAGATACTTTAGGAGAAATAATAATTAAAGAAAAGAAAAAAGCAAAATAATGTAGAAAAAGTGAGTGAAATGCATGTCATCAAAACGAAAAAATCAGGTTTTCTTAGGAGCAAGAACAATAAAGACTGGTATAGCGGTTACTTTGTCTCTCTTTTTATCCCATTATGTACCCTATTCTTTACCGCTTTTAGCTGGAGTGGCTGCAATTATCTGTATGCAGCCCAGTATTACAGTAGGAATTCAGAAGGGATTAATTAGAATAAAAGCAACTATTGTAGGCGGTTTATTCGGATTGCTGTTGCATTATATATTTGGGAACAATTTGTTTGCAATTGGTGCTGGAGTAATTATAGTTCTTTGGATTTGTCACCGTTTGAAGTGGGAAGAGGGCATATCATTAGCATCTTTAACAGTTATAGCCGTTATGGTGCAGGTCTCCGGTGAAGCTTTGTATTATACTGCAGGACGGGTAATAAGCACTTTAATCGGAATTATGGTCGCAACCTTAACTAATATTGTGATTGCCCCCCCAAGGTATCGCATTACCTTTCGTGAAGAGATGCACTTATTAACAAAAATATTTCCTGAGCTTTATAAAAAAATAGTTGAAGCCTATGTCCACAATAAGCCAGAGCTTGCCAAACAGGTTAGAGAGGAATTAAAAGATA
This genomic window from Atribacterota bacterium contains:
- a CDS encoding aromatic acid exporter family protein — translated: MSSKRKNQVFLGARTIKTGIAVTLSLFLSHYVPYSLPLLAGVAAIICMQPSITVGIQKGLIRIKATIVGGLFGLLLHYIFGNNLFAIGAGVIIVLWICHRLKWEEGISLASLTVIAVMVQVSGEALYYTAGRVISTLIGIMVATLTNIVIAPPRYRITFREEMHLLTKIFPELYKKIVEAYVHNKPELAKQVREELKDIQKGIASLHQKLNHLQAGAKTPLGTFLEGIELEEYLLFNRGVHFLVDIVAKLEDLVMVTQRCYEMSQELKKKKIISDSYYLSKEFTNLMSVLQDLARTLGHLHVCVFDAMGEQRAVLMPQICQYTDNINKLKELSRQCLKYWGIKYIEKMDIYYFMSTHRIIFDLEEITTALTDLAQAIVGNIESNN